Below is a window of Ciceribacter thiooxidans DNA.
GGTGTGATGCGACATGCCGCCAGGCGGGCGCAGTGATCGAGCACAGCTCATTCTGCACGACCCGCTTGGTGTCGGCCAATGGACTGGTGAAGTCGAGCGCGGCCTAGCTTTTGCGGCAGGAACTTGAGGGAGATCCCCGGATTATGGTGAAGACAACAGGGGGAATGGCCGCGAGCGTGCGGCGGCATTTCAACTATGAGGAGCGAACGGCGTATCTCTTCATAGCGCCGGTCATGGCAGTCCTTGGCCTTGTTGCGGTTTTCCCGATCGCATACTCGTTCTATCTCAGCTTTTTCCAGATCAAGCTGACCCGTCCCAATCGCACTCCGTTCGTCTGGCTCGACAACTATCTCGAACTCTTCAGCGATGACCTGTTCTGGACCGCGGTATTGCGCACGGTAACGTTTACCGTGATCTCCGTGACGGCCGTTACCGTCTTGGCCCTCCTGGCAGCCTTGTTGCTGAATGAGAAATTTCGTGGACGGCGTCTGGTCAGCACCGTGCTGCTGATCCCTTGGGCGATACCCTATGTTGCTGACGCGCTGATGTGGAAATGGATCTACGATTCAGGCTACGGCGCGCTTAATGGCCTCCTCTATCAGCTTGATTTTATCGACAAATACATGGTCTGGCTCGGCGACCAGAACA
It encodes the following:
- a CDS encoding carbohydrate ABC transporter permease; protein product: MVKTTGGMAASVRRHFNYEERTAYLFIAPVMAVLGLVAVFPIAYSFYLSFFQIKLTRPNRTPFVWLDNYLELFSDDLFWTAVLRTVTFTVISVTAVTVLALLAALLLNEKFRGRRLVSTVLLIPWAIPYVADALMWKWIYDSGYGALNGLLYQLDFIDKYMVWLGDQNKTLPLIANAFVWKEVPLATILLLVSLKSIPQDLYQAARVDGAPLWQRFIHVTLPSMRTGFMLVIIYETMIAIRHFDLFFILTEGGPGTASHVLSWEIYVETFRNLSFGSGAAMSYLLALVTFALAFFIIRTLGRSV